The Natronoglycomyces albus genome has a segment encoding these proteins:
- a CDS encoding ABC transporter substrate-binding protein has translation MNDHAPAWRTAPFARRLGVAASAALLAVSSTACTSENDGRQLRVLMADPPEAALSPHSNDAYLLSRWSVSETLVTLDEDGELSASLATGWSMVDDNRWEIELREGVRFHDGTTMDAAAVENALNAAAESATKPRVLEGIELTAEATGDHTLLVSTASPDATLLQRLASPQLAILATSAYRSGDVDPVGAATGPFRISESTNGGAQMKRFDDYWGAAPALTRFRAEYVADPHKRAMALRGNSADIAENIPASELVHLHAGQVQDSPTSRSVLMYLNTDTGPFADEGLRAAAREAIEPESLIDGLYAGHADEPIGLFGPSVPWRSDVAAEFGEAGPVDSDRIDLVTYSNTPQLAEVMALVSSQLEDAGFEVTTTVREYSQVEGDVLGGHFDAFILSRSTVLDSGDPYSFLESDFSCNGVFNISQWCTRGVDTQIATMAAATPGDERISQIAQVEAEILGSVAAIVLLHERLITGVGPGVENVAQDPREFTLITPETTKR, from the coding sequence ATGAACGATCACGCCCCAGCATGGAGAACCGCCCCGTTCGCACGACGCCTCGGCGTAGCCGCCAGCGCCGCCCTCCTGGCGGTGTCCTCCACTGCTTGCACCAGCGAAAATGATGGTCGTCAGCTGCGTGTGCTCATGGCTGATCCGCCTGAGGCGGCTCTGTCTCCGCATTCCAACGACGCCTATTTGCTCTCCCGTTGGTCGGTCTCGGAAACCTTGGTCACTTTGGACGAAGATGGGGAGCTATCCGCTTCGCTGGCCACTGGATGGTCGATGGTGGACGACAATAGGTGGGAAATTGAGCTACGCGAAGGCGTGCGCTTCCACGACGGGACCACTATGGACGCGGCCGCTGTGGAGAACGCGCTGAATGCCGCCGCTGAGTCTGCCACGAAACCACGGGTGCTGGAGGGCATCGAGCTAACGGCTGAGGCTACTGGTGACCACACGCTCCTCGTCTCGACGGCTTCGCCCGATGCGACGTTGCTCCAGCGTTTGGCTTCGCCGCAGTTGGCGATTCTTGCTACCTCGGCCTATCGTTCTGGGGATGTCGATCCGGTCGGGGCGGCCACCGGGCCGTTTCGTATCAGTGAGTCCACCAACGGTGGGGCGCAAATGAAGCGGTTTGACGACTATTGGGGTGCCGCGCCCGCGTTGACTCGCTTCCGCGCCGAGTACGTGGCCGACCCGCATAAGCGGGCTATGGCGTTGCGCGGCAACTCGGCCGATATCGCCGAGAACATCCCGGCTAGCGAGCTGGTCCATCTGCATGCGGGGCAAGTTCAGGACTCCCCTACCTCACGCAGTGTCTTGATGTATTTGAACACCGATACCGGGCCGTTTGCCGATGAGGGATTGCGAGCCGCGGCCCGGGAGGCGATTGAGCCGGAGTCGCTAATCGACGGCCTATATGCGGGCCATGCCGATGAGCCCATTGGGTTGTTTGGCCCCTCGGTGCCGTGGAGGAGCGATGTCGCTGCTGAGTTTGGTGAGGCCGGGCCGGTTGATTCTGACCGCATTGACCTCGTTACCTATTCCAACACCCCTCAGCTGGCCGAAGTGATGGCTTTGGTGAGTTCGCAACTGGAGGATGCCGGATTCGAGGTGACGACAACCGTGCGTGAGTATTCGCAGGTTGAAGGCGATGTCCTTGGTGGACATTTCGACGCTTTCATTTTGTCGCGTTCCACTGTGCTCGATTCGGGTGACCCGTATTCGTTCTTGGAGAGCGACTTCAGTTGCAACGGCGTGTTCAACATTTCGCAGTGGTGCACACGCGGCGTAGACACTCAGATCGCCACCATGGCCGCCGCGACACCGGGAGATGAACGAATCAGCCAGATCGCGCAAGTGGAGGCGGAAATTTTGGGTTCGGTTGCCGCCATTGTGCTTTTGCACGAGCGCCTCATCACCGGAGTCGGGCCCGGGGTGGAGAACGTGGCTCAAGACCCCAGGGAGTTCACGCTTATTACTCCGGAGACCACAAAGCGTTGA
- a CDS encoding Glu/Leu/Phe/Val dehydrogenase dimerization domain-containing protein translates to MSVFEAPVELAGHEQVVFCHDPSTGLKAIIAIYSSALGPALGGTRFYPYASEAGALNDVLDLSKGMAYKNALAGLDHGGGKAVIWGDPSKDKNEAMLRAYGRFVESLGGRYITACDVGTYVQDMDHIARETRFCTGRSPDHGGAGDSSVLTAFGVFQAMRASAQHRWGSADLAGKTVGVAGVGKVGRHLVGHLTEAGARVIATDVNSVAQKWLTENYPLAKFVGSTEELLEHQLHVYAPCAMGGALSDESVSTMNVEIVCGAANNQLARPGIDKLLADRGILYAPDYLANSGGVVQVADEFAGPFNFERAKRRTENIFTTTLEILARSAADGIPPGQAADQLAEERISAVGKLQALRLF, encoded by the coding sequence ATGAGCGTATTCGAAGCTCCGGTCGAGTTGGCCGGGCACGAACAAGTGGTCTTCTGTCACGATCCGTCCACGGGGCTTAAAGCCATCATCGCCATCTATTCCTCCGCGCTGGGGCCCGCGCTCGGCGGCACCCGCTTCTACCCTTACGCCAGCGAAGCCGGGGCGCTAAACGACGTCCTCGACCTGTCCAAGGGCATGGCGTACAAGAACGCGCTGGCCGGTCTGGACCACGGGGGCGGCAAGGCTGTCATCTGGGGAGACCCGAGCAAGGACAAGAACGAGGCGATGCTGCGCGCCTATGGCCGCTTCGTGGAGTCGCTGGGCGGCCGCTACATCACCGCGTGTGATGTCGGAACGTACGTGCAGGACATGGACCACATCGCCCGCGAGACGCGCTTTTGCACCGGTCGCAGCCCCGACCACGGCGGCGCGGGGGACTCCTCGGTGTTGACCGCCTTCGGCGTCTTCCAGGCGATGCGCGCCTCCGCCCAGCACCGCTGGGGTTCGGCCGACTTGGCGGGCAAGACCGTCGGCGTCGCCGGAGTGGGCAAGGTCGGCCGCCACCTAGTGGGCCACCTGACCGAGGCCGGGGCCCGCGTCATCGCCACGGACGTCAACTCCGTGGCCCAGAAGTGGTTGACCGAGAACTACCCGCTGGCCAAGTTCGTCGGCTCCACCGAGGAACTGCTAGAGCACCAGCTGCACGTGTACGCGCCGTGCGCGATGGGTGGAGCGCTCTCCGACGAGTCGGTGAGCACCATGAACGTCGAGATCGTGTGTGGAGCGGCAAACAACCAGCTGGCCCGCCCCGGAATCGACAAGCTCCTAGCCGACCGAGGCATCCTCTATGCCCCCGACTATCTGGCCAACTCCGGGGGAGTGGTGCAGGTGGCCGACGAGTTCGCCGGGCCGTTCAACTTCGAGCGCGCCAAGCGCCGCACCGAGAACATTTTCACCACGACGCTGGAGATCCTGGCCCGCTCGGCCGCCGACGGCATCCCGCCCGGACAGGCCGCCGACCAGCTGGCCGAAGAGCGCATCTCAGCCGTGGGCAAGTTGCAGGCACTGCGCCTGTTCTAG
- a CDS encoding BldC family transcriptional regulator: MHANATEEDVLLTPSEVAAMFRVDPKTVTRWAKAGKLSAIRTLGGHRRYKESEVRELLGGFIPAPREAAE, translated from the coding sequence ATGCATGCAAATGCCACTGAAGAGGATGTGCTGCTTACCCCCTCAGAGGTGGCCGCCATGTTCCGAGTTGACCCGAAGACGGTGACCCGCTGGGCAAAGGCCGGAAAGCTATCGGCCATTCGCACCCTGGGCGGACACCGCCGTTACAAAGAGTCCGAGGTACGTGAGCTTCTGGGCGGATTCATTCCCGCTCCTCGCGAAGCGGCTGAATAG
- a CDS encoding PrsW family intramembrane metalloprotease yields MTTTQVRPSLWAEDTQRDRWRLFRSPPVWAASFLIVAASVLLLHHTVPVAVAYPRAAATAAGLFALFAIPFIALYRRMAWLQSMPAGLHVVAFLWGGTVAVMTSIFAVGAVRGLLATAVSPLWAETWSPVLGAPIVEELIKAVGVVMVALLAPWRLRSVLDGIFCGVFVGVGFQVIEGYAFALSATMMQRTGDVTEPAMSTFIVRGILAGLWSHAVLTAIVGAGIAYVIVRRTKPLSHRLGLAFLAFAAAVGFHALWNSPLLRDGFGLGTPGIFIGVLVKGLPAVVLAAWLLRRFFLQEVQRRRELLRDFGVEGVAPQEAETLLSWKAREAAVVAERKRSGRKAAARLRRRHRRQLRDLEALHEQHG; encoded by the coding sequence ATGACCACCACCCAAGTTCGGCCATCGCTGTGGGCGGAGGACACGCAGCGGGATCGTTGGCGGCTGTTTCGTTCGCCCCCAGTGTGGGCGGCGAGCTTCTTGATCGTGGCCGCGTCGGTCTTGTTGTTGCATCACACGGTGCCGGTGGCGGTGGCCTATCCGCGTGCGGCGGCGACGGCCGCGGGATTGTTCGCGCTGTTCGCGATCCCGTTTATCGCCCTGTATCGGCGGATGGCGTGGTTGCAGTCGATGCCAGCTGGCCTGCACGTGGTGGCGTTCCTGTGGGGCGGCACGGTCGCGGTGATGACGTCGATTTTCGCGGTGGGCGCGGTGCGCGGGTTGCTGGCCACGGCGGTGAGCCCCCTCTGGGCCGAGACGTGGTCGCCGGTGTTGGGCGCGCCGATTGTCGAGGAGCTGATTAAGGCCGTCGGGGTGGTCATGGTGGCGCTTTTGGCGCCGTGGCGGCTGCGTAGCGTCTTGGACGGGATCTTTTGCGGGGTGTTCGTCGGGGTCGGTTTTCAGGTGATCGAGGGTTACGCTTTCGCGCTGTCGGCCACGATGATGCAGCGCACCGGCGACGTGACCGAACCGGCCATGTCGACGTTCATTGTGCGCGGGATTCTGGCTGGGCTGTGGTCTCACGCGGTATTGACCGCGATAGTCGGGGCCGGGATCGCCTATGTGATTGTGCGGCGCACTAAACCGCTGTCGCACCGGCTAGGTTTGGCGTTCCTAGCGTTCGCGGCAGCGGTGGGCTTCCATGCACTGTGGAATTCGCCGTTGCTGCGCGACGGCTTCGGGCTGGGTACTCCGGGGATTTTCATCGGGGTGTTGGTTAAGGGCCTACCGGCGGTGGTGTTGGCCGCGTGGTTGCTGCGGCGGTTCTTCCTCCAGGAGGTGCAGCGACGGCGCGAATTGCTACGCGACTTTGGCGTGGAGGGCGTCGCGCCCCAGGAAGCCGAGACATTGTTGTCGTGGAAGGCGCGGGAGGCGGCGGTCGTGGCCGAACGGAAACGCTCGGGGCGCAAGGCCGCGGCGCGACTGCGGCGACGGCACCGGCGTCAGCTGCGGGACTTGGAAGCGCTGCACGAACAACATGGCTGA
- a CDS encoding A/G-specific adenine glycosylase: MDSVAPDWLAKALIPWFEQNQRSELPWRQPGTTAWGVLVSEVMSQQTPVARVAPAWEAWMAAWPTPADLASAATGDVLRAWGSLGYPRRALRLQACAERIAEHHGNVVPRQLDQLLELPGIGTYTAAAVAVFAYRQRHPVVDTNVRRVVARLAGERDAGTATTKRDLAAMEALLPADEETASDVSIAIMELGALVCTARSAGCEVCPLRERCEFASRGLKPLDGPSRKPQRYAGTNRQVRGLILNELRSSQGTIPRARIDAVWSQEAMRNEALAQLLEEGLVESDGAGNFGFPGSL; the protein is encoded by the coding sequence ATGGATTCTGTTGCCCCCGATTGGCTCGCCAAAGCGCTCATTCCCTGGTTTGAACAGAATCAGCGCTCCGAATTGCCTTGGCGGCAGCCTGGCACGACCGCGTGGGGAGTGCTGGTTTCGGAGGTGATGAGCCAGCAGACGCCCGTGGCTCGGGTCGCGCCCGCGTGGGAGGCGTGGATGGCGGCCTGGCCGACCCCGGCCGATCTCGCGTCGGCAGCCACCGGGGACGTCTTGCGCGCCTGGGGCAGCCTGGGCTATCCGCGCCGGGCTCTGCGGCTCCAAGCCTGCGCCGAACGCATCGCCGAGCACCATGGAAACGTGGTGCCTCGCCAGTTGGACCAGTTGCTCGAACTGCCTGGCATTGGCACGTACACGGCCGCTGCGGTCGCTGTGTTCGCCTACCGGCAACGTCACCCGGTCGTTGATACGAATGTCCGGCGGGTGGTGGCCCGGTTGGCGGGCGAGCGTGACGCTGGCACCGCGACCACCAAGCGGGACTTGGCCGCGATGGAGGCTTTGCTGCCCGCCGACGAGGAGACTGCCTCCGATGTCTCCATTGCGATCATGGAGCTTGGGGCGCTGGTGTGTACCGCTCGCAGCGCCGGATGCGAGGTTTGTCCGCTGCGGGAACGTTGCGAGTTCGCCTCGCGGGGCCTCAAGCCGTTGGACGGCCCTAGCCGGAAGCCGCAAAGGTACGCGGGCACGAACCGGCAGGTGCGCGGCTTGATTCTCAATGAGCTGCGTTCCAGCCAAGGGACGATTCCACGAGCTCGCATTGACGCGGTGTGGTCTCAGGAAGCGATGCGTAACGAGGCGTTGGCGCAGTTGCTGGAAGAGGGGCTTGTCGAGTCTGATGGTGCTGGCAACTTTGGTTTCCCAGGTTCGCTCTGA